In Eriocheir sinensis breed Jianghai 21 chromosome 29, ASM2467909v1, whole genome shotgun sequence, a single genomic region encodes these proteins:
- the LOC127005174 gene encoding uncharacterized protein LOC127005174, with protein sequence MNAKVLLLLALAAAVAAESREQTSLSLRSYGRPSYDRSSEESYGQSDESREAKYEFSYSVKDYYGNDYGHQEKRDDDLTEGFYYNHLPDGRLQKVTYYVDGDSGYVADVSYEGEARYDSGESREYYGRQNSGSRESYRPPYGSNESK encoded by the exons gtccttctcctcctggctctcgccgccgccgtcgccgcagAGTCTCGTGAG CAAACTTCTCTTTCCTTGCGGTCCTACGGCCGCCCCTCCTACGACCGCTCCTCCGAAGAATCCTACGGCCAATCCGATGAGTCCAGGGAGGCGAAGTACGAATTTAGTTACTCCGTCAAGGACTACTACGGTAACGACTACGGCCACCAGGAGAAGCGAGACGACGACTTGACGGAGGGCTTCTACTACAACCACCTGCCCGACGGCCGCCTGCAGAAAGTGACCTACTATGTGGACGGCGACTCCGGCTACGTGGCCGACGTCAGCTACGAGGGCGAGGCCCGGTATGATTCCGGGGAGTCCAGGGAGTACTACGGTCGACAGAACTCCGGCTCCCGGGAGTCCTACAGGCCGCCTTACGGCTCTAACGAGTCCAAGTAA